A single window of Nicotiana sylvestris chromosome 3, ASM39365v2, whole genome shotgun sequence DNA harbors:
- the LOC104219354 gene encoding two-component response regulator ARR17 isoform X3 encodes MLIGQVNKVRISMTTAENGLRALEYLGLGAEQEHSTNGNGSKVNMIITDYCMPGMTGYELLKKIKESSILKDVPVVIMSSENIPTRIDQCLEEGAQMFMLKPLKHSDVKRLRCQLMQCQG; translated from the exons ATGCTGATTGGTCAAGTCAATAAAGTTCGGATATCGA TGACTACTGCAGAAAATGGTCTGAGGGCCTTGGAGTACTTGGGTTTGGGAGCTGAACAGGAGCATTCTACAAATGGCAAT GGATCAAAGGTTAATATGATAATAACAGATTACTGCATGCCAGGAATGACTGGTTATGAGCTGCTTAAGAAAATCAAG GAATCGTCGATTTTGAAGGATGTACCAGTTGTGATTATGTCATCTGAGAACATCCCAACTCGAATTGATCA ATGCTTGGAAGAAGGAGCTCAGATGTTCATGTTAAAGCCTCTGAAACACTCGGATGTCAAGAGATTACGATGTCAACTAATGCAATGCCAAGGATGA
- the LOC104219354 gene encoding two-component response regulator ARR17 isoform X1, giving the protein MDFYASSSTEEPHVLAVDDNLVDRKLVERLLKKSSCKVTTAENGLRALEYLGLGAEQEHSTNGNGSKVNMIITDYCMPGMTGYELLKKIKESSILKDVPVVIMSSENIPTRIDQCLEEGAQMFMLKPLKHSDVKRLRCQLMQCQG; this is encoded by the exons ATGGATTTTTATGCATCTTCTTCAACAGAGGAACCCCATGTTCTAGCTGTGGATGACAATCTTGTTGATCGTAAACTTGTCGAGAGATTGCTCAAGAAATCCTCTTGCAAAG TGACTACTGCAGAAAATGGTCTGAGGGCCTTGGAGTACTTGGGTTTGGGAGCTGAACAGGAGCATTCTACAAATGGCAAT GGATCAAAGGTTAATATGATAATAACAGATTACTGCATGCCAGGAATGACTGGTTATGAGCTGCTTAAGAAAATCAAG GAATCGTCGATTTTGAAGGATGTACCAGTTGTGATTATGTCATCTGAGAACATCCCAACTCGAATTGATCA ATGCTTGGAAGAAGGAGCTCAGATGTTCATGTTAAAGCCTCTGAAACACTCGGATGTCAAGAGATTACGATGTCAACTAATGCAATGCCAAGGATGA
- the LOC104219354 gene encoding two-component response regulator ARR17 isoform X2, giving the protein MDFYASSSTEEPHVLAVDDNLVDRKLVERLLKKSSCKVTTAENGLRALEYLGLGAEQEHSTNGNGSKVNMIITDYCMPGMTGYELLKKIKESSILKDVPVVIMSSENIPTRIDHFELCHIK; this is encoded by the exons ATGGATTTTTATGCATCTTCTTCAACAGAGGAACCCCATGTTCTAGCTGTGGATGACAATCTTGTTGATCGTAAACTTGTCGAGAGATTGCTCAAGAAATCCTCTTGCAAAG TGACTACTGCAGAAAATGGTCTGAGGGCCTTGGAGTACTTGGGTTTGGGAGCTGAACAGGAGCATTCTACAAATGGCAAT GGATCAAAGGTTAATATGATAATAACAGATTACTGCATGCCAGGAATGACTGGTTATGAGCTGCTTAAGAAAATCAAG GAATCGTCGATTTTGAAGGATGTACCAGTTGTGATTATGTCATCTGAGAACATCCCAACTCGAATTGATCA TTTCGAACTTTGTCATATTAAATGA